One window of Sardina pilchardus chromosome 2, fSarPil1.1, whole genome shotgun sequence genomic DNA carries:
- the lonrf1 gene encoding LON peptidase N-terminal domain and ring finger 1, like isoform X2, with product MSLQAPEEEDPLKEKGGFFIAPESDFDWDDEEDHVDHQRLILLKADALASENRLKEAIDLFSMALRYGSVRPDQLTTLVECILRNFKKKVEEETPSVLTNAHRTGAGDDIFNCPGCHRFLGEPVTVICGHSYCRRCLEGGIFSKCKVCNEDLGIRPGLFRTNVILYGVMEKCFPDEMKRSKTIAETDCLISSRHFEEGLALANSLINTDPGDVRVRASRAEALMGLGQHPKALEELDFCLTSAPSPEGYYRKAKVLQEMGEVDESLQVFLHCLALDESFCQAKREVELILLSLLSPACDNVKVGLRDTAHNTSPHLRSKTQVSDLSQEKSRPHAPPQQQQQQQQVPFSPQRQAPLRAASAHPYPGPPEAGRSESLERSGLSRAHSLRNHGGVGEEGLKRVYSAPQLGDQEKALLLKRKLSSTGAGSSVVYSGPNKHKKQGVTASARGGRASPTSHRILGRDLLDPNDLECSLCIRLFYEPVTTPCGHTFCKSCLERCLDHTPQCPLCKESLKEYLAARKYNVARVLDSVIKEHLSEEHSEREKVHVEETKELSDLTKNVPIFVCTMAYPTVPCPLHVFEPRYRLMIRRCMETGTRQFGMCINDSQKGFVDYGCMLLIRSVHFLPDGRSVVDTIGGKRFRVLSRSMKDGYCIADIQYLEDTKVSDGEELLKLQELHDQVYEQACTWFQNLKTRFRNQILQHFGPMPEREADIQATPNGPACCWWLLAVLPVDPRYQLSVLSMPTLRERLLKIQHILTYLQSIPNE from the exons ATGTCTCTTCAGGCTCCCGAAGAAGAAGATCCGTTGAAGGAGAAAGGGGGATTTTTCATAGCGCCCGAAAGCGACTTCGATTGGGACGACGAAGAGGACCATGTAGATCACCAGAGACTAATTTTATTAAAAGCTGATGCGTTGGCGTCAGAAAACCGTCTTAAAGAAGCCATCGATTTATTTTCTATGGCTTTGAGGTATGGTTCTGTACGACCAGATCAACTCACTACCTTGGTGGAGTGCATTCTGCGGAACTTCAAGAAAAAGGTTGAAGAGGAAACGCCTTCGGTTTTGACAAACGCTCATCGGACAGGTGCCGGGGATGATATCTTCAACTGCCCAGGATGTCACAGATTTCTTGGCGAACCTGTCACAGTCATCTGTGGGCATTCTTACTGTAGGAGATGTTTAGAAGGTGGCATTTTCTCTAAATGTAAGGTGTGCAACGAGGACTTAGGGATAAGGCCAGGACTGTTCCGAACTAATGTGATTCTCTACGGAGTTATGGAAAAGTGTTTCCCCGATGAAATGAAAAGGTCGAAAACGATAGCTGAGACTGATTGTTTAATCAGCTCGAGACATTTTGAAGAGGGCCTTGCATTAGCTAACAGTCTAATAAATACGG aCCCTGGTGATGTGCGTGTTCGTGCATCCCGTGCTGAGGCGTTGATGGGGCTGGGACAGCATCCGAAGGCCCTGGAAGAACTGGACTTCTGCTTGACCTCTGCCCCGTCACCCGAG ggCTACTACCGTAAAGCCAAGGTCTTGCAAGAGATGGGTGAGGTTGATGAATCACTTCAAGTCTTCCTGCACTGCCTGGCTTTGGATGAAAGCTTCTGTCAAGCCAAGCGTGAAGTAGAACTG ATCCTCCTTAGCCTGCTGTCTCCGGCCTGTGACAATGTGAAGGTTGGCCTGCGAGACACGGCCCATAACACCTCCCCACATCTGCGCAGCAAGACCCAGGTGTCGGACCTCTCCCAGGAGAAGAGCCGCCCCCATGCTccaccgcagcagcagcagcagcagcagcaggtcccCTTCTCCCCCCAGCGCCAGGCACCTCTCCGGGCAGCCTCTGCTCACCCGTATCCAGGCCCTCCTGAG GCGGGTCGGTCGGAGAGTCTGGAGCGCTCAGGCCTGAGCCGAGCTCACTCGCTCCGCAACCACGGCGGGGTCGGCGAGGAGGGCCTGAAGCGTGTGTACTCCGCGCCCCAGCTGGGTGACCAGGAAAAGGCCTTGCTGCTCAAGAGGAAGTTGTCATCGACAGGAGCCGGATCGTCTGTTGTCTATAGCGGACCCAACAAGCATAAAAAGCAAGGAG TGACCGCTAGTGCTCGTGGTGGCAGAGCCTCTCCTACCTCCCACAGGATTCTGGGCAGGGACTTGCTGGACCCCAATGACCTTGAGTGCTCCCTCTGTATACG ATTGTTCTATGAGCCAGTGACGACCCCCTGCGGCCACACGTTCTGTAAAAGCTGTCTGGAGCGCTGCCTGGACCACACCCCGCAGTGCCCACTCTGCAAAGAGAGCCTGAAAGAG TATCTTGCCGCCAGGAAATACAACGTTGCAAGAGTCCTGGACAGTGTGATAAAGGAGCACCTATCAGAGGAGCACTCGGAGAGGGAGAAGGTCCACGTGGAGGAGACCAAAGAGCTGTCTGA cctgACGAAGAATGTGCCCATCTTTGTTTGCACCATGGCCTATCCCACAGTGCCTTGCCCACTGCACGTCTTCGAGCCGCGCTACCGCCTCATGATCCGCCGCTGCATGGAGACGGGCACACGCCAGTTCGGCATGTGCATCAACGACTCCCAGAAGGG GTTTGTGGACTACGGCTGCATGCTGTTGATCCGGAGTGTCCACTTCCTTCCTGACGGACGGTCGGTGGTGGACACCATCGGGGGGAAGCGCTTCCGCGTGCTCTCCCGCAGCATGAAGGACGGATACTGCATtgctgacatacagtacttagAGGACACCAAG gtgAGTGATGGCGAGGAGCTGCTCAAGCTGCAGGAGCTGCATGATCAAGTGTATGAGCAGGCCTGCACCTGGTTCCAGAACCTCAAAACCAGATTCCGCAACCAGATTCTACAGCACTTTGGCCCAATGCctgagagagaagcagacaTCCAG gcCACTCCTAACGGGCCGGCGTGTTGTTGGTGGCTGCTGGCGGTGCTGCCCGTTGACCCGCGCTACCAGCTGTCGGTGCTGTCCATGCCCACGCTGCGCGAGCGCCTGCTCAAGATCCAGCACATCCTCACCTACCTGCAGAGCATCCCCAACGAATAG
- the lonrf1 gene encoding LON peptidase N-terminal domain and ring finger 1, like isoform X1: protein MSLQAPEEEDPLKEKGGFFIAPESDFDWDDEEDHVDHQRLILLKADALASENRLKEAIDLFSMALRYGSVRPDQLTTLVECILRNFKKKVEEETPSVLTNAHRTGAGDDIFNCPGCHRFLGEPVTVICGHSYCRRCLEGGIFSKCKVCNEDLGIRPGLFRTNVILYGVMEKCFPDEMKRSKTIAETDCLISSRHFEEGLALANSLINTDPGDVRVRASRAEALMGLGQHPKALEELDFCLTSAPSPEGYYRKAKVLQEMGEVDESLQVFLHCLALDESFCQAKREVELILLSLLSPACDNVKVGLRDTAHNTSPHLRSKTQVSDLSQEKSRPHAPPQQQQQQQQVPFSPQRQAPLRAASAHPYPGPPEKAGRSESLERSGLSRAHSLRNHGGVGEEGLKRVYSAPQLGDQEKALLLKRKLSSTGAGSSVVYSGPNKHKKQGVTASARGGRASPTSHRILGRDLLDPNDLECSLCIRLFYEPVTTPCGHTFCKSCLERCLDHTPQCPLCKESLKEYLAARKYNVARVLDSVIKEHLSEEHSEREKVHVEETKELSDLTKNVPIFVCTMAYPTVPCPLHVFEPRYRLMIRRCMETGTRQFGMCINDSQKGFVDYGCMLLIRSVHFLPDGRSVVDTIGGKRFRVLSRSMKDGYCIADIQYLEDTKVSDGEELLKLQELHDQVYEQACTWFQNLKTRFRNQILQHFGPMPEREADIQATPNGPACCWWLLAVLPVDPRYQLSVLSMPTLRERLLKIQHILTYLQSIPNE from the exons ATGTCTCTTCAGGCTCCCGAAGAAGAAGATCCGTTGAAGGAGAAAGGGGGATTTTTCATAGCGCCCGAAAGCGACTTCGATTGGGACGACGAAGAGGACCATGTAGATCACCAGAGACTAATTTTATTAAAAGCTGATGCGTTGGCGTCAGAAAACCGTCTTAAAGAAGCCATCGATTTATTTTCTATGGCTTTGAGGTATGGTTCTGTACGACCAGATCAACTCACTACCTTGGTGGAGTGCATTCTGCGGAACTTCAAGAAAAAGGTTGAAGAGGAAACGCCTTCGGTTTTGACAAACGCTCATCGGACAGGTGCCGGGGATGATATCTTCAACTGCCCAGGATGTCACAGATTTCTTGGCGAACCTGTCACAGTCATCTGTGGGCATTCTTACTGTAGGAGATGTTTAGAAGGTGGCATTTTCTCTAAATGTAAGGTGTGCAACGAGGACTTAGGGATAAGGCCAGGACTGTTCCGAACTAATGTGATTCTCTACGGAGTTATGGAAAAGTGTTTCCCCGATGAAATGAAAAGGTCGAAAACGATAGCTGAGACTGATTGTTTAATCAGCTCGAGACATTTTGAAGAGGGCCTTGCATTAGCTAACAGTCTAATAAATACGG aCCCTGGTGATGTGCGTGTTCGTGCATCCCGTGCTGAGGCGTTGATGGGGCTGGGACAGCATCCGAAGGCCCTGGAAGAACTGGACTTCTGCTTGACCTCTGCCCCGTCACCCGAG ggCTACTACCGTAAAGCCAAGGTCTTGCAAGAGATGGGTGAGGTTGATGAATCACTTCAAGTCTTCCTGCACTGCCTGGCTTTGGATGAAAGCTTCTGTCAAGCCAAGCGTGAAGTAGAACTG ATCCTCCTTAGCCTGCTGTCTCCGGCCTGTGACAATGTGAAGGTTGGCCTGCGAGACACGGCCCATAACACCTCCCCACATCTGCGCAGCAAGACCCAGGTGTCGGACCTCTCCCAGGAGAAGAGCCGCCCCCATGCTccaccgcagcagcagcagcagcagcagcaggtcccCTTCTCCCCCCAGCGCCAGGCACCTCTCCGGGCAGCCTCTGCTCACCCGTATCCAGGCCCTCCTGAG AAGGCGGGTCGGTCGGAGAGTCTGGAGCGCTCAGGCCTGAGCCGAGCTCACTCGCTCCGCAACCACGGCGGGGTCGGCGAGGAGGGCCTGAAGCGTGTGTACTCCGCGCCCCAGCTGGGTGACCAGGAAAAGGCCTTGCTGCTCAAGAGGAAGTTGTCATCGACAGGAGCCGGATCGTCTGTTGTCTATAGCGGACCCAACAAGCATAAAAAGCAAGGAG TGACCGCTAGTGCTCGTGGTGGCAGAGCCTCTCCTACCTCCCACAGGATTCTGGGCAGGGACTTGCTGGACCCCAATGACCTTGAGTGCTCCCTCTGTATACG ATTGTTCTATGAGCCAGTGACGACCCCCTGCGGCCACACGTTCTGTAAAAGCTGTCTGGAGCGCTGCCTGGACCACACCCCGCAGTGCCCACTCTGCAAAGAGAGCCTGAAAGAG TATCTTGCCGCCAGGAAATACAACGTTGCAAGAGTCCTGGACAGTGTGATAAAGGAGCACCTATCAGAGGAGCACTCGGAGAGGGAGAAGGTCCACGTGGAGGAGACCAAAGAGCTGTCTGA cctgACGAAGAATGTGCCCATCTTTGTTTGCACCATGGCCTATCCCACAGTGCCTTGCCCACTGCACGTCTTCGAGCCGCGCTACCGCCTCATGATCCGCCGCTGCATGGAGACGGGCACACGCCAGTTCGGCATGTGCATCAACGACTCCCAGAAGGG GTTTGTGGACTACGGCTGCATGCTGTTGATCCGGAGTGTCCACTTCCTTCCTGACGGACGGTCGGTGGTGGACACCATCGGGGGGAAGCGCTTCCGCGTGCTCTCCCGCAGCATGAAGGACGGATACTGCATtgctgacatacagtacttagAGGACACCAAG gtgAGTGATGGCGAGGAGCTGCTCAAGCTGCAGGAGCTGCATGATCAAGTGTATGAGCAGGCCTGCACCTGGTTCCAGAACCTCAAAACCAGATTCCGCAACCAGATTCTACAGCACTTTGGCCCAATGCctgagagagaagcagacaTCCAG gcCACTCCTAACGGGCCGGCGTGTTGTTGGTGGCTGCTGGCGGTGCTGCCCGTTGACCCGCGCTACCAGCTGTCGGTGCTGTCCATGCCCACGCTGCGCGAGCGCCTGCTCAAGATCCAGCACATCCTCACCTACCTGCAGAGCATCCCCAACGAATAG